AAGTAGTAGAGGCTGTAGGAGCAGCCTGCAATGGACAGGCTTCACGCTCTACCGCAATCGATATAAATACATCGCTATAACGTCCTAAAGTAGATTCAGGATCGCTGCTCATACCAATGAGGGGGATATTAAAACGTTTGATATGAGGAAGAATCTTGATAAGCTCTTCACTCTCACCACTATAACTAATGGCTAAAACGCCATCCTCTTTGCCTATCATACCAAGATCCCCATGGAGCGCTTCGGTAGGGTGGATAAAAAAGCTTGGTGTCCCTGTGGAAGCAAATGTAGCAGCCATTTTGCTTCCAACTAATCCACTTTTTCCTACACCTGTGACAATAAGTTTACCTTTAAGGTTATAGATAAGCTCCACTGCTTCATTGATATTTTTCCCGATGCGCTTTTTGGAAGCTTGCAAAGCTTGTGACTCAATCTCTAGCACCTCTTTTGCTATTTGACTAAAATCCATCCTTATTCCTACATAATAAAAATAGTTGGCACGATAGTTGGGTATTTTTTATATTTTCTAAAAATATGTTTGCGCACCACCTGTCTAAAATCGTTCTCTAACTTTTTCGGTGTCTCCACGAGTTCTGGCTTATTTGTCAAAAACTGCTCAAGAAGCCCACTTATTTCTTGCTCAAACTCTTTATCTTTTTTATCTGCAACAAGCCCGAAGCTGCTTACTTTTGGTTTGCTAATAAATTTTTTCGTATCTTTAGAGATTTGTGCCACGATAATAACTATACCTTCAGTAGCCATCTTCTGTCTATCGATCACTACATCACTCTCAATCTCCTCATTAAGCTGATTATCAATATAGGCTTTTCCTGTACGAACAGATCGCACCTTTTTCATATATTTTGGCGTTACTTCAATCTGATCCCCATCGCTCATGAGATAGATATTTCGCTCGGGGATACCGCATTTCATTGCTGTATCTTTGTGTTTCATTAAATGGTTATATTCGCCATGCACAGGGAGGAAGAATTTTGGTTTTGTGAGGCGAATCATCAGTTTTTGCTCCTCTTGCGCAGCATGACCTGAGACGTGAATTTCACTAAAATCTTGGTAAGCTACTGTTGCTCCACACTTTTGTATAAAGTTAATAAGACTTGAAACACTTCGCTCATTTCCCGGAATCGCTTTAGCTGAGAGTATAATTGTATCGGTGGGTTTAATTTTTACATGGCGGTGTTCGTTTGTTGCCATGCGGTAAAGAGCACTCATCGCTTCGCCCTGACTGCCAGTTGTTACAATCAAGATCTCATCATCTCTATATTTGCCTATCTCATGCGGTTCAATAAAAATATTTTGCGGCAATTTCACATACCCGAGTTCCATTGTGATATCGAGGTTCTTTTCCATAGAGCGTCCGATAATACAGACTTTACGATTATATTTTATTCCATGCTCGATCGCTTGGTATACCCGGTGAATATTGGATGAGAAGGTA
The Nitratiruptor tergarcus DSM 16512 genome window above contains:
- a CDS encoding ribonuclease J, with product MEQKQSQQPQQQQNRNQQKNAQRRSGHSGGVYKDIKKAIAANERMQQSRLTPRINTKSNGKVRITPLGGLGEIGGNITVFETEKSAIIIDVGMSFPTEDMHGVDILIPDFSYLHEIKHKIHGIVITHAHEDHIGAVPYLFKEMQFPIYGTPLPLGMIGNKFDEHGMRNYKSYFRYVEKRKPIKIGDFEVEWMHMTHSIIDASSLAITTEAGTIIHTGDFKIDHTPIDGYPADLHRLAYYGERGVLLLLSDSTNSHNPGITKSEASVGPTFDLLFSRAKGRVLMSTFSSNIHRVYQAIEHGIKYNRKVCIIGRSMEKNLDITMELGYVKLPQNIFIEPHEIGKYRDDEILIVTTGSQGEAMSALYRMATNEHRHVKIKPTDTIILSAKAIPGNERSVSSLINFIQKCGATVAYQDFSEIHVSGHAAQEEQKLMIRLTKPKFFLPVHGEYNHLMKHKDTAMKCGIPERNIYLMSDGDQIEVTPKYMKKVRSVRTGKAYIDNQLNEEIESDVVIDRQKMATEGIVIIVAQISKDTKKFISKPKVSSFGLVADKKDKEFEQEISGLLEQFLTNKPELVETPKKLENDFRQVVRKHIFRKYKKYPTIVPTIFIM